From a region of the Meiothermus cerbereus DSM 11376 genome:
- a CDS encoding tetratricopeptide repeat protein: MSAQPRLRIGLLGQFRLSLDDQVLPILAQRRKASDIIKLLALQPKQRLHREQVVDALWPDLDQKAGMNNLHQNLYHARRMLEPGLSRGARPRFLTFEHETLVLYASGPLEVDYFAFLRGVSQARRQGDAALYEAAVALYQGDLLPEDIYEDWTEPQRDEARSLYLAALLELARLLEQQDELLRAGRYLEQAIAKEPTAEAAHLALMQIYARTGRQMEAIRQFQTLREALVHELGEEPDEGTRAVYEQILQQLPNLKERALSAEPRPARPGWVPAALSPLVGRERELEETLQLLSGTRCLTLTGAAGSGKTRLAQELASRLQGQYEGGVWWVELVALSNAQMILPAIAQTLGVHGTSEPLKSVLERLQGSKALLVLDNCEHLIEGCAETAIQLLKSLPGLQLLATSRESLGIEGEMAWVVAPLQVPAPEADGYPEALERCESVRFLLGRIRQRQPHFQLDGHNADYLAQICRRLEGLPLALELVATWVGTLSLEQIVARLDNSLRLLTRGHRGVERHHQTLEAALEWSYALLGEPEKNLFVRLSVFVGGWRLEAAEMLCADQGMGAGELAEWHARLVRTSMVMRFEEGSQPRFRMLEPVRQFAQARLEALGLAEATQKRLLECYLAEATRIAPKLTGAEQAQWYSHLSREYENIRAVLQWGQSCQLELGLQLAARLWRFWQVKGHAQEMRAWFEEALPQARQVPPAVLAEAYNAAGIMARTCGLYDRSFEYLTQALALRRALADRRGEAIALNNLAVSARDQADYPKVEHYGRQSLAIAREIGDRNLEALGLMNLGVALRGQAQDEAAREHFRQSLAIFSELGEKRSVAALYNYLGGLAQDQGRWQEAQQLYQQSLELNQELGDFWGLGISTHNLAALRYEQQEYAQAWEALQQSLAYYRRAGVRHGLNECFETFARLAHKRGELEQAAWALGVLEYLEDAMGVVVSSQRRDLRERLAEELRLAMGQAAYMQARQRGRRNTLEDAYQHILGRTPQV, encoded by the coding sequence ATGTCCGCGCAACCGCGCCTGCGCATTGGTTTACTGGGCCAGTTTCGCTTGAGCCTGGACGACCAGGTCTTGCCCATCCTGGCCCAGCGTAGGAAGGCCAGCGACATCATCAAGCTGCTGGCCCTGCAGCCCAAGCAGCGCCTCCACCGCGAACAGGTGGTGGACGCCCTGTGGCCCGATCTGGACCAAAAGGCGGGCATGAACAACCTTCACCAGAACCTCTACCACGCCCGCCGCATGCTCGAGCCGGGGCTTTCAAGAGGAGCCAGACCGCGCTTTCTGACCTTCGAACACGAGACCCTGGTGCTATATGCCAGCGGCCCGCTCGAGGTGGATTACTTTGCGTTCCTGCGCGGGGTAAGCCAGGCCCGCAGGCAGGGCGATGCGGCCCTCTACGAGGCTGCGGTGGCGCTGTACCAGGGCGATTTGTTGCCCGAAGACATCTACGAGGACTGGACGGAGCCCCAGCGCGACGAGGCCCGTTCGCTGTACCTGGCTGCCCTGCTTGAGCTGGCCCGGCTTTTGGAGCAGCAGGACGAACTGCTCCGGGCGGGGCGTTACCTCGAGCAAGCCATTGCCAAAGAGCCGACCGCCGAAGCGGCCCACCTGGCCCTGATGCAGATCTACGCCCGCACCGGGCGACAGATGGAGGCCATTCGACAGTTTCAAACCCTGCGCGAAGCCCTGGTACACGAACTGGGCGAGGAGCCCGACGAGGGCACCCGGGCGGTCTACGAGCAGATTCTGCAGCAGTTGCCTAACCTAAAAGAACGCGCGCTGTCCGCCGAGCCCAGACCCGCCCGGCCAGGATGGGTGCCGGCAGCTTTGTCGCCCCTGGTGGGCCGCGAAAGAGAGCTGGAAGAGACCCTGCAGCTATTGTCCGGTACCCGCTGCCTGACCCTAACGGGGGCTGCCGGTTCAGGAAAAACCCGCCTGGCACAGGAACTGGCCTCGAGGTTGCAGGGGCAGTACGAAGGGGGGGTCTGGTGGGTGGAGCTGGTAGCCCTGAGCAACGCTCAGATGATACTGCCGGCCATCGCCCAGACCCTGGGGGTGCACGGCACTTCTGAGCCCCTAAAGAGCGTCCTCGAGCGGTTGCAGGGTAGCAAAGCCTTGCTGGTGCTGGACAACTGCGAACACCTGATCGAAGGCTGTGCCGAGACGGCCATTCAATTGCTCAAATCGCTTCCAGGGCTGCAACTGCTGGCAACCAGCCGGGAGTCGCTGGGGATTGAGGGAGAGATGGCCTGGGTAGTAGCACCGCTGCAGGTGCCCGCTCCCGAAGCCGACGGCTACCCGGAGGCGCTGGAACGCTGCGAGTCGGTGCGATTTCTGCTGGGGCGGATTCGGCAGCGCCAGCCTCACTTTCAGCTCGACGGGCACAACGCGGATTACCTGGCGCAAATCTGCCGCCGACTGGAGGGACTGCCGCTGGCCCTGGAACTGGTGGCGACCTGGGTTGGGACGCTCTCGCTGGAGCAGATTGTCGCGCGCCTGGACAACAGCCTGCGCCTGCTGACCCGGGGCCACCGGGGTGTAGAGCGGCACCACCAGACCCTGGAGGCAGCCTTGGAGTGGAGTTATGCCCTGCTGGGCGAGCCGGAGAAAAACCTGTTTGTGCGGCTTTCGGTGTTTGTGGGGGGCTGGAGGCTCGAGGCTGCTGAAATGTTGTGCGCCGACCAGGGTATGGGGGCGGGTGAACTGGCAGAATGGCATGCCAGGCTGGTGCGCACCTCGATGGTCATGCGGTTTGAGGAGGGTTCCCAGCCGCGTTTTCGCATGTTGGAGCCGGTTCGACAGTTCGCCCAGGCCCGGCTTGAGGCCCTGGGTCTGGCCGAGGCAACCCAAAAACGTTTGCTGGAATGCTATCTGGCCGAGGCTACCCGCATTGCCCCCAAGCTAACCGGGGCGGAACAGGCCCAATGGTACAGCCACCTCTCCAGAGAGTACGAAAACATCCGGGCGGTTTTGCAGTGGGGCCAGTCCTGCCAGCTTGAGCTGGGTTTACAGCTCGCAGCGCGGCTGTGGCGCTTCTGGCAGGTCAAGGGTCACGCCCAGGAGATGCGGGCCTGGTTCGAGGAGGCCCTGCCCCAGGCCAGGCAAGTTCCTCCGGCTGTGTTGGCCGAAGCCTACAACGCAGCAGGAATCATGGCCCGCACCTGCGGCCTCTACGACCGCTCCTTCGAGTACCTGACGCAGGCGCTGGCCCTGCGCCGTGCGCTGGCAGATCGGCGGGGGGAGGCCATTGCGCTCAACAACCTGGCCGTGAGTGCCCGCGACCAGGCCGATTACCCCAAGGTCGAACACTACGGCCGTCAGAGCCTGGCCATCGCCCGCGAGATCGGCGACCGGAACCTCGAGGCCCTGGGCTTGATGAACCTGGGGGTTGCGCTGCGCGGACAGGCCCAGGATGAAGCAGCTCGCGAGCATTTTCGGCAAAGTCTGGCAATTTTTAGCGAGTTGGGCGAAAAGCGGTCGGTGGCTGCCCTATACAACTATCTGGGCGGACTGGCCCAGGATCAGGGCCGCTGGCAGGAAGCCCAGCAGCTCTACCAGCAGAGCCTCGAGCTCAACCAGGAGTTGGGCGATTTCTGGGGGCTGGGCATCTCCACCCACAACCTGGCTGCCCTTCGATACGAGCAGCAAGAGTACGCCCAGGCCTGGGAAGCGTTGCAACAGAGCCTGGCCTACTACCGCCGGGCGGGGGTGCGGCACGGTCTGAACGAATGCTTCGAAACTTTTGCCAGGCTGGCCCATAAGCGGGGCGAGCTCGAGCAGGCGGCCTGGGCTTTGGGGGTTTTGGAATACCTCGAGGACGCCATGGGTGTGGTGGTGTCCTCCCAACGCCGGGACCTGCGCGAGCGGTTGGCGGAAGAACTCCGTCTGGCCATGGGCCAGGCGGCGTATATGCAAGCACGCCAGCGAGGCCGCAGGAACACACTGGAAGATGCCTACCAGCACATCCTGGGTCGGACGCCCCAGGTTTGA
- a CDS encoding bifunctional salicylyl-CoA 5-hydroxylase/oxidoreductase, with protein sequence MRIVCIGGGPAGLYFALLMKKQNPAHQVTVLERNRPDDTFGWGVVFSDQTLGNLEKADYPTYLQVSRAFHHWDDIEVHFKGRTICSSGHGFIGIGRQRLLNILQDRCRELGVHLVFQTEVADDEAIAREYRADLVIAADGINSRIRKKYEPTYQPDIELRKCRFVWLGTHQPFPAFTFAFEKTEWGWFQAHAYQFDEHTSTFIVETPEEVWQKAGLGQMSQEEGIAFCERLFAKYLGGHKLMSNAAHLRGSAIWIKFPRVVCQRWVHWNGKVPVVLMGDAAHTAHFSIGSGTKLALEDAIELARTFERLGDTPDKLEEVLETYQEVRQIEVLKLQNAARNSTEWFENVERYSHFEAEQFAYSLLTRSQRISHENLRLRDRKYLEGYEAWLAQKSGLPARPIPPMFTPFRLRGLTLKNRVVVSPMAMYSAKDGLVNDFHLVHLGARALGGAALVFTEMTAPSPDGRITPGCAGLYSEAHMLAYKRIVDFVHQHSDAKIGLQLGHAGPKGSTQVGWEAQDEPLPEGNWPLLAPSPIPYGPNNQIPRAMTLEDMERVKADFVQAALWGVEAGFDWLELHCAHGYLLSAFICPLTNHRTDGYGGSLENRCRYPLEVFRALRAVWPEHLPISVRISAHDWAPGGNTPDDAVEIARLFKEAGCDLIDVSSGQTTRQARPVYGRMYQTLFADRIRNEVGIATMAVGAIYEADHVNSIIAAGRADLCAIARPHLADPHWTLNQAARLGYTEVGWPKQYLSGKAQIERNLARASLERAEELAIR encoded by the coding sequence ATGCGGATAGTTTGCATCGGCGGAGGGCCAGCGGGGCTTTATTTCGCCCTGCTGATGAAAAAGCAGAACCCGGCCCACCAGGTCACGGTGCTCGAGCGCAACCGCCCGGACGATACCTTCGGCTGGGGGGTGGTCTTCTCCGACCAGACCCTGGGCAACCTGGAAAAAGCCGACTACCCCACCTACCTCCAGGTTAGCCGGGCTTTCCACCACTGGGATGACATCGAAGTGCATTTCAAGGGGCGCACGATTTGCTCCTCGGGCCACGGCTTCATTGGCATTGGGCGGCAGAGGCTGTTGAACATCCTGCAAGACCGCTGCCGCGAGTTAGGGGTTCATCTGGTCTTTCAGACCGAAGTCGCCGACGATGAAGCCATTGCCAGGGAGTACAGGGCCGACCTGGTCATCGCCGCCGATGGCATCAACAGCCGCATCCGCAAAAAGTACGAACCTACCTACCAGCCCGACATCGAACTGCGTAAGTGCCGCTTCGTCTGGCTGGGCACCCACCAGCCTTTTCCGGCCTTCACCTTTGCCTTCGAAAAGACCGAGTGGGGCTGGTTCCAGGCCCACGCCTACCAGTTCGACGAACACACCTCGACCTTCATCGTGGAGACACCCGAAGAGGTCTGGCAGAAGGCGGGCCTGGGCCAGATGAGCCAGGAGGAGGGCATCGCCTTCTGTGAGCGGCTTTTCGCCAAGTATCTGGGCGGGCACAAACTGATGTCCAACGCCGCTCACCTGCGCGGTTCGGCCATCTGGATCAAGTTTCCCCGGGTGGTCTGCCAGCGCTGGGTGCACTGGAACGGCAAGGTGCCGGTGGTGTTGATGGGCGACGCCGCCCACACCGCCCACTTCTCGATTGGCAGCGGCACCAAGCTGGCCCTGGAGGACGCCATCGAGCTGGCCCGCACCTTCGAGCGGCTGGGCGATACCCCGGATAAGCTCGAGGAGGTGCTGGAAACCTACCAGGAGGTGCGGCAGATAGAGGTGCTGAAGCTGCAAAACGCCGCCCGCAACTCCACCGAGTGGTTCGAGAACGTGGAGCGCTACAGCCACTTTGAAGCCGAGCAGTTCGCCTATAGCCTGCTCACCCGCTCCCAGCGCATCTCCCACGAGAACCTGCGCTTGCGCGACCGCAAGTACCTCGAGGGTTACGAGGCCTGGCTGGCGCAAAAATCCGGCCTGCCCGCCCGGCCCATTCCGCCCATGTTTACGCCCTTTCGGCTGCGGGGCCTTACGCTCAAAAACCGGGTGGTGGTCTCGCCCATGGCCATGTACTCGGCCAAAGATGGGCTGGTGAACGACTTCCACCTGGTGCACCTGGGGGCGCGGGCTCTGGGTGGGGCTGCTTTGGTCTTCACCGAGATGACCGCCCCCTCACCCGACGGGCGCATCACCCCGGGCTGTGCGGGGCTGTACAGCGAAGCGCACATGCTGGCTTACAAGCGCATCGTGGACTTCGTGCACCAGCACAGCGATGCCAAGATCGGGCTCCAGCTGGGGCACGCCGGGCCCAAGGGCTCGACCCAGGTGGGCTGGGAGGCCCAGGACGAGCCCCTGCCGGAAGGCAACTGGCCGCTGCTGGCCCCCTCGCCCATCCCCTACGGCCCCAATAATCAGATTCCCCGCGCGATGACCCTGGAAGACATGGAGCGGGTCAAGGCCGACTTCGTGCAGGCCGCGCTGTGGGGGGTGGAGGCGGGCTTCGACTGGCTCGAGCTGCACTGTGCCCACGGCTATTTGCTCTCGGCCTTCATCTGCCCCCTCACCAACCACCGCACCGATGGGTATGGCGGGAGCCTGGAGAACCGCTGCCGCTACCCCCTCGAGGTCTTCCGGGCTTTGCGCGCGGTCTGGCCTGAGCACTTGCCCATCTCGGTGCGGATCTCCGCCCACGACTGGGCCCCCGGCGGCAACACCCCCGACGACGCGGTAGAGATTGCCCGCCTGTTCAAGGAGGCCGGGTGCGACCTGATCGATGTCTCCTCGGGGCAGACCACCCGCCAGGCCAGGCCGGTGTACGGGCGGATGTACCAGACCCTCTTCGCCGACCGCATCCGCAACGAGGTGGGCATCGCCACCATGGCAGTGGGGGCCATCTACGAGGCCGACCACGTGAACTCCATCATCGCCGCCGGGCGGGCCGACCTGTGCGCCATCGCCCGCCCGCACCTGGCCGACCCCCACTGGACCCTGAACCAGGCCGCGCGGCTGGGCTACACCGAGGTGGGCTGGCCCAAACAGTACCTCTCGGGCAAGGCCCAGATCGAGCGCAACCTGGCCCGGGCCTCGCTCGAGCGGGCCGAGGAGCTGGCCATCCGATGA
- a CDS encoding enoyl-CoA hydratase family protein: MKEKRRVDGACTLADYPAQHFRWQVEGRVATLTLNRPERKNPLTFESYAELRDLFRALSYAEDVRAVVLSGAGGNFCSGGDVHEIIGPLTRMDTPSLLAFTRMTGDLVRAMRACPQPIISAVDGVCAGAGAILAMASDIRFGTAQSKTLFLFSRVGLAGADMGACAMLPRIIGQGRAAELLYTGRAMSGEEGLAWGFFNRLCAPEQLLEEAQQFALELAKGPTFAHAMTKKMLHQEWSMGLDEAIEAEAQAQALCMTTQDFHRAYQAFVAKETPVFEGD; this comes from the coding sequence ATGAAAGAGAAGCGGCGGGTGGATGGGGCCTGTACCCTGGCCGACTATCCGGCCCAGCACTTCCGCTGGCAGGTCGAGGGCCGGGTGGCTACCCTTACCCTGAACCGGCCTGAGCGAAAAAACCCCCTGACCTTCGAGTCCTATGCCGAGCTGCGCGACCTCTTCCGGGCTTTGTCCTACGCCGAGGACGTGCGGGCGGTGGTGCTCAGCGGGGCCGGGGGCAACTTCTGCTCGGGCGGCGACGTCCACGAGATCATCGGCCCCCTGACCCGGATGGATACCCCCAGCCTGCTGGCCTTCACCCGCATGACCGGCGACCTGGTGCGGGCCATGCGGGCCTGCCCCCAGCCCATCATCAGCGCGGTGGACGGGGTTTGTGCGGGAGCCGGGGCCATTCTGGCCATGGCCTCGGACATCCGCTTTGGCACCGCCCAGAGCAAAACCCTTTTCCTGTTCAGTCGGGTGGGGCTGGCGGGCGCTGATATGGGGGCCTGCGCCATGCTGCCGCGCATCATCGGGCAGGGCCGGGCCGCCGAGCTTTTGTACACAGGCCGGGCCATGAGCGGGGAGGAGGGCCTGGCCTGGGGCTTCTTCAACCGGCTGTGTGCGCCAGAGCAGCTACTGGAGGAAGCCCAGCAGTTTGCCCTCGAGCTGGCCAAAGGCCCCACCTTCGCCCACGCCATGACCAAGAAAATGCTGCACCAGGAGTGGAGCATGGGCTTAGACGAGGCCATCGAGGCCGAGGCCCAGGCCCAGGCTTTGTGCATGACCACCCAGGACTTCCACCGGGCTTACCAGGCCTTTGTGGCCAAAGAGACGCCGGTTTTCGAGGGGGATTGA
- a CDS encoding P44/Msp2 family outer membrane protein, protein MRKILLSLVLIVLGLWGQGLAQRAYLGGTFAFALNDSTATFGVQFGATFTPAFGARGVLSFSSGGGLTGFGFGADGLYLVATPNSPINPYIGAGVGLGFLSGLVQGASVSGIVFEGNGVLGVEYLLNRQFALFAEARPGFATGSVTGTAGGSAVSMPISGTTIGLRVGANIFF, encoded by the coding sequence ATGAGAAAAATCCTGCTGTCCCTGGTTCTGATTGTCCTCGGTCTTTGGGGTCAAGGTCTGGCCCAGCGCGCCTACCTGGGGGGAACCTTTGCCTTCGCCCTCAACGACAGCACCGCCACCTTTGGGGTGCAGTTCGGGGCCACCTTCACCCCGGCCTTTGGGGCCAGGGGCGTGCTTTCCTTTAGTTCGGGAGGGGGTCTGACCGGCTTTGGATTCGGGGCGGATGGCCTGTACCTGGTCGCCACGCCCAACTCCCCCATCAACCCTTACATCGGCGCAGGGGTTGGCCTGGGCTTCCTGAGCGGGTTGGTGCAGGGGGCCTCGGTCTCGGGAATCGTATTTGAGGGCAACGGGGTGCTGGGGGTGGAGTATCTGCTCAACCGCCAGTTTGCCCTCTTCGCCGAGGCCCGGCCAGGTTTCGCTACCGGCTCGGTCACCGGGACGGCCGGGGGCTCGGCGGTCTCGATGCCCATCAGCGGCACCACCATCGGGCTCAGGGTGGGCGCCAACATCTTTTTCTGA
- a CDS encoding SDR family NAD(P)-dependent oxidoreductase, whose protein sequence is MNTQSLAGKHAVVTGAGRGIGAAIAAALAQAGARLTLMGRNRAQLEAQAGKLATEVHVETCDVTDPENVQRAFGGAACALGDVSILVNNAGQAESQPFTKTDLGLWERMLAVNLTGTFLCTQAALPGMLGAGWGRIVNIASTAGLKGYPYVSAYCAAKHGVIGLTRSLALELARKNITVNAVCPGYTQTGLLEASLAQIAQKTGRSTEEARAELTRANPQGRLVEPQEVAQAVLWLCLPESAAINGQAIAIAGGEV, encoded by the coding sequence ATGAACACGCAGTCGCTCGCGGGAAAACACGCCGTCGTGACCGGCGCTGGGCGCGGCATTGGGGCCGCCATCGCGGCGGCTTTGGCCCAGGCCGGGGCCAGGCTCACGCTGATGGGGCGCAACCGGGCGCAGTTGGAAGCGCAGGCCGGGAAGCTCGCCACCGAGGTTCACGTGGAAACCTGCGACGTAACCGATCCGGAGAATGTGCAGAGGGCCTTCGGCGGCGCAGCGTGTGCGCTGGGGGACGTATCGATCCTGGTCAACAACGCCGGGCAGGCCGAGAGCCAGCCCTTCACCAAAACCGATCTGGGGCTATGGGAAAGGATGTTGGCGGTGAACCTGACCGGAACGTTTTTGTGCACCCAGGCCGCGCTGCCGGGGATGCTGGGGGCAGGCTGGGGCCGCATCGTCAACATCGCCAGCACCGCCGGACTCAAGGGCTACCCCTACGTAAGCGCCTACTGTGCGGCCAAGCACGGGGTGATCGGCCTGACCCGTTCGCTGGCGCTCGAGCTGGCCAGAAAAAACATCACCGTCAACGCGGTCTGCCCCGGCTACACCCAGACCGGCCTGCTCGAGGCCAGCCTGGCCCAGATCGCGCAGAAAACCGGGCGCAGCACGGAGGAGGCCCGGGCCGAGCTGACCCGTGCCAACCCCCAGGGGCGGCTGGTGGAGCCGCAGGAAGTCGCGCAGGCCGTACTGTGGCTGTGCCTGCCGGAATCGGCAGCCATTAACGGACAGGCCATCGCCATTGCAGGAGGAGAGGTGTAG
- a CDS encoding MarR family winged helix-turn-helix transcriptional regulator — translation MLTMEKDLETRLANDHHQAIRLWLRMLTCTNRITSKIRSRLRENFKTTLPRFDLLAQLERHPEGLKMSELSKRMMVTTGNITGITDQLEAEGLVRREVDKSDRRSFVVKLTPEGQRLFGEMAAVHEGWVIELFEGLSSEEKETLYALLGKLKQHLNEKEAR, via the coding sequence ATGCTCACGATGGAAAAAGACCTCGAGACCCGCCTGGCCAACGACCACCACCAGGCCATCAGGCTCTGGCTACGGATGCTCACCTGCACCAACCGCATCACCAGTAAAATCCGCAGCCGCCTGCGGGAAAACTTCAAGACCACCCTGCCCCGCTTCGACCTCTTAGCCCAGCTCGAGCGCCACCCGGAGGGCCTGAAGATGAGCGAACTTTCAAAGCGGATGATGGTCACGACCGGCAACATCACGGGGATTACCGACCAGCTCGAGGCCGAAGGTCTGGTACGGCGCGAGGTAGATAAAAGCGACCGGCGCTCCTTCGTGGTCAAGCTCACCCCCGAGGGGCAGCGCCTGTTTGGGGAGATGGCAGCAGTGCACGAGGGCTGGGTGATCGAGCTATTCGAGGGGCTCTCGAGCGAGGAAAAAGAGACCCTCTACGCCCTTCTGGGCAAGCTCAAGCAACACCTGAACGAAAAGGAGGCCCGATGA
- a CDS encoding S8 family serine peptidase, protein MYRWAALWFVFLVSACGGGGTPNFSLSVPGMTATVGSFATATVTVAFAPGATNQVVLALEGVPPSITGSFDPPSVSSTANTSLLTVLVGGGVASGTYDAVVRGTSGAASNTATFRLNVQAGGGPPGGSGGSISGTVSIGTGGASAADTDFVPGQVIVKFKAGVSLQSLQALQASGAVLQRVRGLSLERTALFQAPLDAQGVLNAVAELSARPEIEYAQPNYMLYPARTPNDPLYPQQWHYPAINLPQAWDTERGQTNPVTVAVVDTGQLLQHPDFDPDRILPGFDMISDPNNARDGNGRDNNPEDSGDLSEPTQSSYHGTHVAGTILARSDNNLGVAGVSWGARLLPVRVLGVQGGTLVDITDGMLWAAALPVEGAPANPNKAAIINMSLGGARPCSQTPLYQDVINRINAAGVIIVAAAGNNAQNAANFTPASCSGVITVGATGPSGGRAPYSNFGTRIDVMAPGGNVSVNLNGIQSGGGVLSPLKSDPNNQFNYVFYHGTSMAAPHVAGLIALMKSARPSLTRAEALDILRRTARPLTQTQCQGETDARRPTPPPGITAADCGAGLVDAHAALQALAGAPVGSFTLSTTPSSLTVAPGGTAQVVVGIERVGGFTGAVTLSLQGAPAGVSGTFTPNPSTGATATLALSVAATVPPGQYPMVVQGSAGSQTVNAALVLTVGTANLPTLKDAFMAALFWTGSDFDVNRSKGVTLSADTRTGNYTIPGLEAGSYAVAGWKDINRNQTVDSGDYFGVYLVGRQVALVRPPASNINLSLELVSGTTAELEHKPVLEAFKRLLER, encoded by the coding sequence ATGTACCGATGGGCAGCCTTGTGGTTTGTGTTTCTCGTGAGCGCCTGCGGCGGCGGCGGCACCCCCAATTTCAGCCTGTCCGTACCGGGGATGACCGCGACCGTGGGCAGTTTTGCCACCGCTACCGTGACCGTGGCCTTCGCGCCGGGCGCAACCAACCAGGTGGTGCTTGCGCTCGAGGGTGTGCCGCCCAGCATCACCGGCAGCTTCGACCCCCCCAGCGTCAGCAGCACCGCGAACACCAGCCTCCTCACGGTGCTGGTGGGTGGGGGGGTCGCCAGCGGCACCTACGATGCGGTGGTGCGTGGCACCAGCGGCGCAGCCAGCAACACCGCTACCTTCCGCCTGAATGTGCAGGCTGGCGGCGGGCCGCCGGGCGGCAGCGGGGGTAGCATCTCCGGCACGGTTAGCATCGGCACTGGAGGCGCGTCGGCAGCCGATACCGACTTTGTACCCGGGCAGGTGATCGTCAAGTTCAAGGCGGGGGTCAGCCTGCAAAGCCTGCAGGCGCTGCAAGCGAGCGGAGCGGTTCTGCAACGGGTGCGGGGTCTTTCGCTCGAGCGCACCGCGCTTTTCCAGGCGCCGCTCGATGCCCAGGGTGTTCTGAACGCGGTGGCCGAGCTTTCCGCCCGGCCCGAGATCGAGTATGCCCAGCCCAACTATATGCTCTACCCCGCCCGTACCCCCAACGACCCCCTCTACCCCCAGCAGTGGCACTATCCCGCCATCAACCTGCCCCAGGCCTGGGATACCGAGCGCGGCCAGACCAACCCCGTCACGGTCGCGGTAGTTGACACCGGTCAGCTTTTGCAACACCCCGATTTCGACCCAGACCGCATCCTGCCCGGTTTCGACATGATCTCCGACCCCAACAATGCCCGCGACGGCAACGGGCGCGACAACAACCCGGAGGATTCCGGCGACCTGTCAGAACCTACCCAGAGCAGCTACCACGGCACCCACGTGGCCGGAACCATCCTGGCCCGCAGCGACAACAACCTGGGCGTAGCCGGGGTGAGCTGGGGCGCCCGGCTGCTGCCGGTGCGGGTGCTGGGCGTACAGGGTGGCACCCTGGTGGACATCACCGATGGAATGCTGTGGGCAGCCGCGCTGCCGGTGGAGGGCGCACCTGCCAACCCCAACAAAGCGGCCATCATCAACATGAGCCTGGGCGGGGCCCGGCCCTGTAGCCAGACCCCGCTCTACCAGGATGTCATCAACCGCATCAATGCTGCCGGAGTCATTATTGTGGCAGCGGCAGGGAACAACGCTCAGAACGCAGCCAACTTTACTCCAGCCAGTTGTAGCGGTGTAATCACCGTCGGCGCAACCGGCCCTTCGGGCGGTCGCGCCCCCTACTCCAACTTTGGCACGCGCATCGATGTGATGGCCCCCGGTGGGAATGTCTCGGTTAACCTGAACGGCATCCAGAGCGGCGGTGGGGTGCTGAGCCCGCTTAAGTCCGACCCCAACAACCAGTTCAACTACGTCTTTTACCACGGCACCTCGATGGCTGCCCCCCATGTGGCCGGCCTGATCGCCCTGATGAAAAGCGCCCGACCCAGCCTGACCCGCGCCGAGGCCCTCGACATCCTGCGGCGCACCGCCCGTCCCCTCACCCAGACCCAGTGCCAGGGCGAGACCGACGCCAGGCGCCCCACCCCCCCGCCCGGGATCACCGCCGCCGACTGCGGGGCTGGACTGGTGGATGCCCATGCCGCCCTGCAGGCTCTGGCCGGGGCACCTGTGGGCTCTTTTACCCTGAGCACCACCCCCAGCAGCCTTACCGTAGCACCCGGCGGTACGGCCCAGGTGGTCGTGGGTATCGAGCGGGTAGGAGGGTTTACCGGGGCGGTTACCCTGAGCCTTCAGGGCGCGCCCGCCGGGGTGAGCGGCACCTTCACCCCTAACCCCTCCACCGGTGCCACCGCCACCCTGGCCCTCAGCGTGGCCGCTACGGTGCCGCCCGGCCAGTACCCCATGGTGGTGCAGGGCAGTGCGGGCAGCCAGACCGTGAATGCCGCGCTGGTGCTCACGGTGGGAACCGCCAATCTACCCACCCTGAAGGATGCGTTCATGGCTGCCCTCTTCTGGACCGGCAGCGATTTCGATGTCAACCGCTCCAAAGGGGTCACCCTCAGCGCCGATACCCGCACCGGCAACTACACCATCCCAGGGCTAGAGGCCGGTTCCTATGCAGTGGCCGGCTGGAAGGACATCAACCGCAACCAGACCGTGGACAGCGGCGATTACTTTGGGGTGTACCTGGTGGGCCGCCAGGTGGCCCTGGTCCGGCCACCGGCCAGCAACATCAACCTGAGCCTCGAGCTGGTCTCCGGCACGACCGCTGAGCTCGAGCACAAGCCAGTCCTCGAGGCCTTCAAAAGACTGCTCGAGCGGTAA